In Prevotella sp. oral taxon 475, one DNA window encodes the following:
- a CDS encoding YtxH domain-containing protein, whose amino-acid sequence MKALGYIGAFLGGAIAGAALGLLVAPEKGEETRSKITDAVDDFCKRHNIKLSRKEMSDLVDDIKEAAPETVVG is encoded by the coding sequence ATGAAAGCATTAGGTTACATCGGTGCCTTCCTTGGAGGTGCCATTGCAGGTGCGGCTCTCGGGCTGCTCGTTGCTCCGGAAAAGGGTGAAGAGACGCGTTCTAAGATTACAGATGCGGTGGACGACTTCTGTAAACGGCACAACATCAAACTGAGCCGTAAGGAAATGAGCGATCTTGTCGACGACATCAAAGAGGCCGCCCCTGAAACGGTTGTTGGATAG
- a CDS encoding DUF4738 domain-containing protein: protein MTISKSKIGFLGLVIVLAACNGKGRKPAELQEEDRVAKQLLQGIWINADDESVAFKVSGDTIFYPDTTSRAVYFQIVKDTLTMHGVGIVKYPIVKQAPHLFVFKNQNGETVTLTLSEDPNDRFQFENSPARALNQNRLLRRDTVVTWAENRYHCYVQVNPTTYKVVKSTFNDEGVEVENIYYDNIIHLAVFNGSRRLFSRDFRKADFRAILPAAFLSQAILSDMLFRRIDRDGVHYQVFIGIPDSPSYYIVSITISTTGRMTMQLGN, encoded by the coding sequence ATGACAATAAGCAAGAGCAAGATAGGGTTTCTCGGTCTGGTCATCGTCCTCGCAGCCTGCAACGGTAAAGGGAGGAAACCGGCCGAGTTGCAGGAAGAAGATCGGGTGGCTAAGCAACTGTTGCAAGGCATTTGGATCAACGCGGATGATGAGAGCGTAGCTTTCAAAGTGAGCGGTGACACCATCTTCTATCCCGACACGACGAGCCGTGCCGTATATTTCCAAATCGTGAAAGATACCCTGACCATGCACGGAGTCGGCATCGTGAAATATCCTATCGTGAAGCAAGCCCCACACCTCTTCGTCTTCAAAAATCAGAATGGCGAAACGGTGACGCTCACCTTGAGCGAAGACCCTAACGATAGATTCCAGTTTGAAAACTCGCCTGCCCGGGCCCTCAACCAAAACCGACTTCTTAGGCGAGACACTGTTGTGACATGGGCTGAGAATCGCTATCACTGCTACGTGCAGGTGAACCCAACGACGTACAAAGTGGTGAAGTCTACCTTCAACGACGAGGGTGTCGAAGTTGAAAATATCTATTACGACAACATCATTCACTTGGCTGTCTTCAACGGTTCGAGGCGACTCTTCTCGCGTGACTTCCGCAAAGCCGACTTCCGAGCCATTCTTCCTGCTGCCTTCCTCTCGCAAGCCATCCTCAGCGACATGCTCTTCCGCCGCATCGACCGCGACGGCGTGCACTATCAGGTCTTCATCGGTATCCCCGATTCGCCCAGCTATTACATCGTCTCTATCACTATCTCGACCACCGGACGAATGACGATGCAGCTCGGCAATTAG
- the rfbC gene encoding dTDP-4-dehydrorhamnose 3,5-epimerase → MEYIKTDLEGVFIIQPKVLNDARGYFFEAWKKEEFEEHVGKVNFVQDNESKSTRGVLRGLHYQKGEFAQAKLVRVIKGRVLDVAVDLRRSSKTFGQYVAVELSDENKRQLFIPRGFAHGFLVRSDEAIFTYKVDNAYAPQAEACILWKDEDINVDWNIDEKEIVMSEKDLRACCLREAEVFE, encoded by the coding sequence ATGGAATATATCAAAACAGACCTTGAGGGGGTGTTCATCATTCAACCCAAGGTGTTGAACGATGCACGCGGATATTTTTTTGAAGCGTGGAAGAAGGAAGAGTTTGAAGAACATGTGGGCAAGGTGAACTTTGTGCAGGATAACGAATCGAAATCGACTCGCGGGGTCTTGCGCGGACTGCATTATCAGAAGGGCGAATTTGCTCAAGCTAAGTTGGTGCGCGTCATCAAGGGGCGAGTGCTCGATGTGGCAGTAGACCTCCGCAGGAGTTCGAAAACTTTTGGACAGTATGTGGCCGTTGAACTCAGCGATGAGAACAAACGGCAACTATTCATTCCACGCGGCTTTGCTCACGGCTTTTTAGTGCGTAGCGATGAAGCCATCTTTACATATAAAGTGGATAATGCGTATGCGCCACAAGCCGAAGCCTGCATTCTTTGGAAGGATGAAGATATCAATGTGGATTGGAACATAGACGAAAAGGAAATTGTGATGAGTGAGAAAGACTTGCGGGCGTGCTGTTTGCGCGAGGCGGAAGTTTTTGAATAG
- a CDS encoding phage holin family protein: MFSTDNNVETIGQLVEVLKNYIGLQTEYVKLDVIEKIVRLITVLALALVLLVSILMIIIFGSFAAVYALEPCVGVVAGFCIVAAFYFVLFLLIFAFRTQWIEKPVVRFLASILME; this comes from the coding sequence ATGTTTTCTACCGATAACAACGTAGAAACGATTGGGCAGCTCGTAGAGGTGCTCAAAAATTACATCGGGCTTCAAACGGAATATGTGAAGCTCGATGTAATTGAAAAGATTGTACGCCTCATCACCGTCCTTGCTTTGGCATTGGTGCTGTTGGTGTCTATCTTGATGATTATTATTTTCGGGTCTTTTGCGGCGGTTTATGCCTTGGAGCCTTGTGTGGGCGTAGTGGCGGGATTCTGCATTGTAGCGGCTTTCTACTTCGTGCTCTTCCTGCTGATCTTCGCATTTAGAACGCAATGGATAGAAAAACCCGTGGTGAGATTTCTGGCCAGTATCTTAATGGAATGA
- a CDS encoding Txe/YoeB family addiction module toxin, whose protein sequence is MKYAIEFSKDVLRTLKKWKKSNPISYKKFYSVLEELEEHPRTGTGHPEALKGHHDMTYSRRISAHDRIIYCIDDDQVIVLVVAAEGHYDDK, encoded by the coding sequence ATGAAATATGCCATAGAATTTTCAAAGGATGTCTTAAGGACACTTAAGAAATGGAAGAAATCCAACCCTATTTCTTATAAGAAATTTTATTCCGTTCTTGAAGAGTTGGAAGAACATCCTCGCACTGGAACGGGACATCCCGAGGCTTTGAAAGGACATCATGACATGACGTATTCAAGACGCATCTCGGCCCATGATCGTATTATCTATTGCATTGATGACGATCAAGTGATTGTGTTGGTGGTTGCCGCAGAAGGACATTATGACGACAAATAA
- the ruvX gene encoding Holliday junction resolvase RuvX, whose protein sequence is MARILSIDYGKKRTGIAVTDPLQIICNGLVTVSSSTLVNFLLEYLQKEEVELIVLGDPRQPNGRPSENYERVHQFAARWKKACPSVPIVFYDERFTSVLAHRAMIDGGLKKMARRDKALVDEISATIILQSYLESKRKR, encoded by the coding sequence GTGGCAAGGATTCTATCCATAGACTACGGAAAGAAAAGAACAGGGATCGCTGTTACCGACCCGTTGCAGATCATCTGTAACGGATTGGTAACAGTTTCTTCGTCTACATTGGTGAACTTTTTGTTGGAATATCTTCAAAAAGAAGAAGTAGAACTCATCGTCCTAGGCGACCCGCGACAACCCAATGGCCGCCCAAGCGAGAACTACGAACGCGTGCATCAGTTTGCTGCACGTTGGAAAAAGGCCTGTCCGTCTGTTCCCATCGTGTTCTACGACGAGCGTTTCACCTCTGTGCTGGCTCATCGGGCCATGATCGACGGCGGACTGAAGAAGATGGCGCGCCGCGATAAGGCCTTGGTAGATGAGATAAGTGCCACGATCATTCTGCAAAGTTATTTGGAATCAAAGAGAAAAAGATGA
- a CDS encoding SPOR domain-containing protein, which yields MNKSVILCAGLCAAFVLSSCGSSKESAYKKAYEKAKAQEQQVQPAEEVQAYAPVVAPVVETPVTQTTVVDNVDNATVRQESVTVVNGSGIKDYSVVVGSFSIRANAEGLFNTLKAAGYNAQVAYNSERGMYRVIASTFASKADAVNSRNQFRSTYPDAWLLFKK from the coding sequence ATGAATAAGAGTGTGATTTTATGCGCCGGTTTGTGCGCAGCATTTGTTCTCTCAAGCTGTGGTTCAAGCAAGGAAAGTGCTTATAAAAAGGCCTACGAAAAGGCAAAAGCGCAAGAACAACAGGTGCAACCCGCCGAGGAAGTGCAGGCTTATGCACCGGTTGTGGCACCGGTGGTAGAAACACCTGTAACGCAAACAACGGTGGTCGACAACGTAGATAATGCCACTGTGCGTCAGGAAAGCGTGACGGTGGTCAATGGTTCGGGTATTAAAGACTACAGTGTAGTGGTGGGCTCGTTCTCGATTCGTGCCAATGCCGAGGGATTATTCAACACCTTGAAGGCTGCCGGCTACAATGCCCAGGTGGCTTATAACTCCGAACGCGGCATGTATCGCGTCATCGCATCTACCTTTGCTTCGAAGGCCGATGCTGTTAACTCCAGAAACCAGTTCCGTTCTACCTATCCCGACGCTTGGTTGCTTTTCAAAAAGTAA
- a CDS encoding UDP-glucose/GDP-mannose dehydrogenase family protein has product MNIAIVGTGYVGLVSGACFADTGASVTCVDVDAEKIERLRRGEIPIYEPGLDELVLKNVKAGRLRFTTSLEEELNDQQIVFSAVGTPPDEDGSADLRYVLQVAKTIGEHLDRYIVVVTKSTVPVGTAERVRQTIQAELDRRGVQVNFDVASNPEFLKEGNAIKDFMSPDRVVVGVESERAKELLTRLYKPFLINNFRVIFMDIPSAEMTKYAANSMLATRISFMNDIANLCERVGADVNMVRAGIGSDTRIGRKFLYAGCGYGGSCFPKDVKALIKTADDNGYSMEVLKAVDRVNEQQKHVLFGKLSAAFACESLQGKMVALWGLSFKPETDDMRESAALVTIALLQQAGCRIKVYDPVAMPECRRRLGSSVLYATDLYDAVNEADALLLLTEWNEFRLPNWERIARSMNRRLLIDGRNIFEKKELEGYGFEYHSIGRT; this is encoded by the coding sequence ATGAATATTGCAATTGTCGGAACAGGATATGTAGGATTGGTGTCGGGTGCTTGCTTTGCCGACACCGGGGCAAGCGTCACTTGTGTAGATGTCGACGCAGAGAAAATCGAACGTCTGCGCCGGGGCGAAATTCCTATTTACGAGCCGGGACTCGACGAACTGGTGCTAAAGAATGTCAAGGCGGGCCGTCTGCGTTTCACTACCTCACTGGAAGAGGAGCTCAACGATCAGCAGATTGTGTTCTCGGCGGTGGGAACGCCGCCCGACGAAGACGGCAGTGCCGACCTTCGATACGTCTTGCAGGTGGCGAAGACCATTGGCGAACATCTCGATAGATACATCGTTGTGGTGACGAAGAGTACGGTTCCGGTGGGAACGGCCGAGAGGGTTCGGCAAACGATACAAGCCGAACTCGACCGCCGCGGGGTGCAGGTGAACTTCGACGTGGCCAGCAATCCCGAGTTTCTCAAAGAGGGAAATGCCATTAAAGACTTCATGAGTCCTGACCGTGTCGTGGTGGGTGTGGAGAGTGAACGGGCCAAAGAATTACTCACCCGACTCTACAAACCATTCCTCATCAACAACTTCCGAGTGATTTTCATGGACATCCCCAGTGCCGAGATGACGAAATACGCAGCCAACTCGATGTTGGCCACACGTATTTCTTTCATGAACGACATCGCCAACTTGTGCGAACGGGTGGGAGCAGACGTTAATATGGTACGCGCTGGCATTGGGAGCGACACGCGTATCGGGCGGAAATTTCTTTATGCCGGTTGCGGATATGGCGGAAGTTGCTTTCCCAAGGATGTGAAGGCTTTGATCAAAACGGCCGACGACAACGGCTATTCGATGGAAGTTCTCAAAGCCGTCGACCGCGTGAACGAACAGCAGAAACACGTCTTGTTTGGCAAGCTCTCTGCGGCTTTCGCTTGCGAGAGTCTTCAAGGCAAGATGGTGGCTCTGTGGGGACTCTCGTTCAAGCCCGAAACCGACGACATGCGCGAGTCTGCTGCCCTGGTCACTATCGCTTTGTTACAGCAGGCCGGATGTCGCATCAAGGTATACGACCCCGTAGCCATGCCCGAATGTCGACGTCGACTGGGCTCTTCTGTCCTCTATGCTACCGACCTCTACGATGCTGTGAACGAAGCCGATGCCTTACTCTTGCTCACCGAGTGGAACGAATTCCGGCTGCCCAACTGGGAGCGGATTGCTCGGTCGATGAACCGACGACTCCTTATCGATGGGCGCAACATCTTCGAAAAAAAAGAATTGGAGGGCTACGGTTTCGAATATCACAGCATTGGTCGAACATGA
- the def gene encoding peptide deformylase — MILPIYIYGQPVLRKEAQDIPLDYPGLQELIQNMLETMDASDGIGLAAPQIGLDIRLLVIDLNALSDTYPVYAGFRRAFINAHIVEVDESSEKETLEEGCLSLPGIHERVTRHTRIRVQYVDEAFQTHDEWVEGYLARVLQHEIDHLDGRLFIDHLSPFRRQILRNKLKALLQGRFQCRYRTKK; from the coding sequence ATGATTTTACCTATTTACATATATGGTCAGCCGGTGCTCAGAAAAGAGGCGCAAGACATCCCTCTCGACTATCCCGGACTGCAAGAGTTGATACAAAACATGCTGGAAACGATGGATGCCAGCGATGGAATCGGACTGGCGGCCCCGCAGATAGGCCTCGACATCCGTCTGTTAGTGATCGATCTCAATGCCTTGTCCGACACCTACCCCGTCTATGCAGGCTTCCGGCGGGCTTTTATCAATGCGCACATCGTTGAAGTGGACGAGTCTTCAGAGAAGGAAACCCTGGAAGAGGGTTGTCTTTCTTTGCCGGGCATTCACGAACGCGTAACACGCCACACTCGCATCCGGGTGCAATACGTAGACGAAGCTTTTCAAACACATGACGAATGGGTGGAGGGCTACCTTGCACGCGTGCTGCAACACGAGATCGATCACCTCGACGGCCGACTCTTTATCGACCATCTCTCGCCTTTCCGCAGGCAAATCCTTCGCAATAAGCTCAAAGCCCTTTTGCAGGGAAGATTCCAATGCAGATACAGAACCAAGAAATAA